Proteins encoded together in one Prunus dulcis chromosome 3, ALMONDv2, whole genome shotgun sequence window:
- the LOC117621511 gene encoding GDSL esterase/lipase 2-like has product MASFRFQIYILAFCAGLVIQSSCHGHSGLQKKHAALFIFGDSLYDPGNNNYINTTKDFQANWLPYGETFFRYPTGRFSNGRLISDFIAEYAKLPFIPAYLQPGLKDYTYGVNFASGGAGALVETFQGFVIDLKTQRSQFKKVEKQLRQKLGEAEAYTLLSKAVYLISIGSNDYSIPLATNTSQEEYVGWVIGNLTSWIEDVYKKGGRKFGFSSVGPIASTPSMRVIQPGNTGPSGEEVTALENLHNRLLSKVLTKLKKELEGFKYSTLNLYTYAKERINHPSKYGFKEGKAACCGSGPYGGINSCGGKRGVTEYKLCNNVTEYVFFDSFHPTERVYKQASKLWWSHNLEELFEV; this is encoded by the exons ATGGCATCTTTCAGGTTTCAAATCTATATCTTGGCTTTCTGTGCAGGCCTTGTTATTCAAAGCAGCTGCCATGGCCATTCTGGGCTTCAGAAAAAACATGCAGCCCTGTTCATCTTTGGTGATTCACTCTATGATCCTGGAAATAATAACTACATAAATACCACAAAAGATTTCCAGGCCAATTGGTTGCCATATGGTGAAACATTCTTCAGGTACCCAACTGGTAGATTTTCTAATGGGCGTTTAATCTCAGATTTCATTG CTGAGTATGCCAAGTTGCCATTTATACCAGCATATTTACAACCTGGGTTGAAAGACTATACTTATGGGGTGAACTTTGCTTCTGGTGGAGCTGGTGCTCTGGTTGAAACCTTCCAAGGATTT GTGATAGACCTTAAAACTCAACGAAGTCAATTCAAGAAGGTGGAGAAGCAGTTGAGGCAGAAACTAGGTGAAGCAGAAGCCTACACATTGCTGTCCAAAGCTGTCTACTTAATCAGCATTGGAAGCAATGACTATTCTATCCCATTAGCCACCAATACCAGCCAGGAAGAATATGTTGGCTGGGTTATTGGCAACCTGACAAGTTGGATCGAA GATGTATACAAGAAAGGAGGCAGgaaatttggattttcaaGCGTGGGCCCAATTGCTTCTACGCCAAGCATGAGAGTGATTCAACCAGGAAACACGGGCCCTTCCGGGGAGGAAGTTACAGCACTTGAGAATCTACACAATAGACTACTTTCCAAAGTCCTCACAAAGCTGAAGAAAGAGCTTGAAGGATTCAAATACTCAACGCTTAATCTCTACACTTACGCTAAAGAAAGAATTAATCATCCATCAAAATATG GTTTCAAGGAAGGAAAGGCGGCGTGCTGTGGCTCTGGTCCATACGGAGGAATTAACAGCTGTGGAGGGAAGAGAGGTGTGACTGAGTATAAGTTATGTAACAATGTTACTGAGTACGTCTTCTTTGACTCTTTCCATCCAACTGAAAGGGTATACAAGCAAGCATCGAAGTTATGGTGGAGTCATAACTTGGAGGAGCTATTTGAAGTTTAG